The Candidatus Aegiribacteria sp. genome includes the window GGACCTGTTTGGAAAATGTGTCGGATGTCACGGATGCAGCAACGTTTGTCCAATCTGTTACTGTCTTCTCTGCGATTTTGAATCAGCTAATTTCGACTACAATCTGCCTTATTTCGAGGAACACCTTTCTCGAAGGGGCGCATTGCGTCTGCCGCCTGACACGATCTTCTTCCATCTGGGCAGACTGACGCATATGAGCTTCTCCTGCGTCGGATGCGGAATGTGCTCCGATGTGTGTCCCGTTGGAATTCCGGTCGCGGCGGTATTCAAAAAAACGGGAGAGAAGACAGCAGCTATTTTTGATTACGTTCCCGGACGGGATGTTGAAGAATCGATCCCTGTCATGGTTTACAAAGAGGAGGAATTATCAGATATCGGGTAGTCCTGCATACTGATAGAGTTATTCTGATGTTTGGGAGTACGGTATGAAGAAAGAATTCTCGCCAAGAATCACGAGCTTCCTGTGCAAGTGGTGTACGTATACAGGGGCGGATCTCGCTGGTACGGCCAGATTGCAGTACCCGACTTCGATAATTCCAATCCAGGTGATGTGTTCGAGCAGGGTCGATCCTGTATTTCTTATTAAAGCCTTTTTAAGCGGTTCCGATGGCGTTCTGATCGGGGGCTGCCATCCGGGGGACTGTCATTACGAAACCGGCAATTACCATGCAAGAAGAAGATTCGCGATAGTAAAAAGTGTGTTTGAATCCCTCGGGCTTGAATCACAGCGGCTGAAGCTTTCCTGGATATCAGCTTCGGAGGGGCCAAAATTCGCCAGGGTGGCGAACGAATACACAGAGGAGATAATGGAACTCGGAGAAAACCCAACAAGGAAGAGCATATTTCTGTGAAGAACAAAAAGAACTCGGTTCTTGTTCTTGGCGCGGGGATCGCCGGAATACAGGCATCTCTGGACCTTGCTGAGATGGGTGCCACTGTCCATCTGGTCGAGGATACACCCACCATAGGCGGCAGAATGCCTCAGCTGGACAAGACATTCCCGACCAACGACTGCTCGATGTGTATTCTTGCGCCCAAGATGAGCGAATGCGTAAGACATCCGCTTATCACTCTGCATATTCTGTCAAGTCTGAAAAATATCTCCGGCACTCCGGGAGATTTCATCTGCAGCGTAATCGAACGAGCCAAATATGTTGACCCGGTGAAATGTGTTTCCTGCGGTCTCTGTGAGGAAAAATGTCCGGTTAAGATAGAGGATGAATTCGATGTGGGTCTCCGGAAGACAAAAGCCATTTCGCGGTACTTCCTTCAGAGCATTCCATCGGAGTACACCATCAACAAGGATCATTGTCTTTACCTTACCAAGGGTGTGTGCAAACTCTGCTCCAAGGTCTGCCCTACCGGAGCTATCAATTACGAAGACACAGATAAAGAGATCAAGCTTAATGTAGGAGCCGTCATTCTCGCTACGGGTATCGATCCTTTTGATCCTATCGGCTTCGGTCAATTTGGATATCATCGCTACAGTAACGTCGTCACCTCTCTCGAATTCGAACGTATGCTTTCCGCATCCGGACCTTTTGGAGGGCATGTTGAGAAGGCTTCCGACGGAAAACCTCCGAAGAGTCTGGCTTTCATCCAGTGTGTGGGTTCAAGGGACATAGGCATCGACAGAAACTATTGCTCATCAGCCTGCTGCATGTTCGCCATAAAGCAGTCGATCATCGCGAAGGAGCACAGCAAAGAACTGGAAGCCACGATTTTCTATATGGATATACGGGCTTTCGGCAAGGATTTCGACAAGTATTACGATAAAGCTGAAAACCAATACGGCGTTCAGTTCAAGCGATCCAAGATCTCCGATATTACGGAACTGCCCGATGGAAGCCTGGACCTCAAGTACACGTACGAGAACGGTGATATACAGCATGATAACTTCGATATGGTCGTACTATCCATAGGGCTTCAGCCCCGCCGGGAAATCCGAAAGCTTTCGGAAGATCTTGATGTCAGGCTTAACAGGTTCGGCTTCTGCAGAACGGATGCATTCCATCCACTGGAAACTACCAGGGAAGGTGTTTTCGTGTGCGGAGCGATGAACAGCCCGAAGGATATTCCGGAATCGGTAATCTCAGCATCCGGCGCTGTCGCGAATGCTGCACGATATCTTGAACTTGAAAGATACGACCCCTCAGTCAGCTCCGAAGAAGGCACAGAAGAGAAAGATGTCACAGGAGAGCGTCCGCGGGTAGGAGTATTTGTGTGTCACTGCGGTATAAATATCGCCGGAGTGGTTGACGTAAAGAACGTTGCAGAATTCGCTGAGGGTCTGGAAAACGTGGAGCATTCCGAGGATGTAATGTACGCATGCTCAACCGATTGTCTTGAAACGATAAAACAGCGTATCGAGGAGCACGACCTTAACAGGATTGTCGTTGCCGCCTGCACACCCAGGACACATGAACCTCTTTTCCGTGAAACAATCAGTGAAGCCGGGCTTAATCCCTACCTCTTCGAGATGGCTAATATTCGTGACCAGTGTTCATGGGCTCATATGAATGAGCCTGAGATGGCTACCGAAAAATCGAGAGATCTCGTTGAGATGGGCGTCGGCAAGGCAAGGGGGCTCGTACCGCTTCAAAGACTTCCTATCGATATCGATCCCGAAGCTCTTGTAATCGGAGGCGGGTTGTCAGGCATGACTGCGGCTCTCGCGATCGGGGATGCCGGACACGATGTCTATCTGATTGAGCGGGAAGATGTTCTAGGCGGCAACATGAGGGACATCTTCTTCAATTTCGGCGACAGCGACCCACAGGAGTTCCTTTCTGAAACTATCGAAAAAGTAGAAAACCATGACAGGATAAAAGTCCTGCTGGACAGCACGATAGAGGAAATAGCCGGATTTGTCGGTAATTTCCGAACGGTCTTAAAGAACAGCGCAGGCGAGCGGGAAGAACTGACTCACGGAGCGGTTATTGTGGCAACCGGCGGCAACGAGCATGAAACAGAGGAGTACCTTTACTGCGAATCATCAAGAGTAGTCACTCAGAAGGAATTCGAAAGGATGCTTCATGAGGAGAAATTCCCTCCCGGGAAACTGAAGGAAGTGGTAATGGTGCAGTGCGTGGGATCCAGAGAGGAAGGACGAATGTACTGCAGCCGCGTCTGCTGCTCGAAAGCTGTAAAGAACGCGCTGGAACTCAGGAAAAGAAAATCCAGGGCGAATATCTACTTCGCCTATCGTGATATAAGAACGTACGGATTCGCAGAGGAGTACTATTCAGAACTTCGCGACAGGGGAGCGCTGTTCTTCCGATACACTCCCGAAAACAAACCGGAAGTAGAAATGATCCGTCCGGATGACCCTGACAGCAGGATCAGAGTAACGGTATTCGATCCGGTTCTCGAGAAAGATGTGGTAATAGACGCTGACCTGCTCGTGCTGGCAACGGCTATCGACGCCCCTGAGGAAAACCTGGAACTCGCTAAAATGCTCAAGGTCCCTCTCAATTCAGAAGGTCTGTTCCTTGAGGCGCATGTAAAACTGCGCCCTGTCGATTTCGCGACAGAGGGAATTTTCGTATGCGGTCTGGCCCATGGACCGAAGGATATGAGCGAGTCGCTTGCTCAGGCAAAAGCAGCTGGAAGCAGAGCGCTTACCTTCCTGAAAAAGAAATCCATTCTTGCGGAAGGAACCATCTGCGAGGTCAGGACGGACAGATGTTCAGGATGCGGATACTGCGAGGAAGTATGCGCTTATACCGCTATAGAGGTTGATCCGGAAGAGGGCGTGGCTGTAGTTAACGATGCCCTTTGCAAAGGCTGCGGAGCCTGCGTGGCATCCTGCAGATGCGGAGCCCTTGACCTTCGCGGGTTTACAAACCAGCAGCTTTTCTCCGTATTCGATTCACTTGAAATAGAAGCTTCGGAAGGAATATGATGAGTGAATGGCAGCCCAAAATACTTGCCATCCTTTGTAACTGGTGCTCCTACGCGGGTGCTGATCTGGCCGGCGTATCGAGAATGCAGTACCCTCCGAACATCAGGGTTGTCAGAGTTCCCTGCTCAGGAAGGGTCGATCCGCTGTTCATCATGAAAAGCCTACAGTCCGGATTTGACGGTGTACTGGTTTCAGGATGCCATCCGGGAGATTGTCATTACATATCAGGGAATTATGTGGCACGCAGGAAATTTGCCGTACTGAAACCTCTTCTTGAATTCATAGGGATAGAGCCGAACAGGGTTCAGTTCTCATGGATATCGGCAGGTGAAGGCGAAAGATTCGCTACAGTGGTAACGAAGATAACTGAAGATGTCAGAAAGCTAGGGCCTTCGACCAGGCTGGTGAAGAAACTATGATAACAACAGATGACCTTCGCAAAGCCGTAAAGGAACTTTTGGCTGAAAAGAAGATCGATCTCTTCATAGGATGGGAAAAGGGTTCTCTACCTCTGTCGGCGACGCCTCTGTTTATCACTTCTGAAGATGAAGCAGAGAAGGTTGTTTTCGATATTACCTGCGGGAACAATCTTTCAATCTAT containing:
- a CDS encoding hydrogenase iron-sulfur subunit; protein product: MKKEFSPRITSFLCKWCTYTGADLAGTARLQYPTSIIPIQVMCSSRVDPVFLIKAFLSGSDGVLIGGCHPGDCHYETGNYHARRRFAIVKSVFESLGLESQRLKLSWISASEGPKFARVANEYTEEIMELGENPTRKSIFL
- a CDS encoding CoB--CoM heterodisulfide reductase iron-sulfur subunit A family protein, giving the protein MSVKNKKNSVLVLGAGIAGIQASLDLAEMGATVHLVEDTPTIGGRMPQLDKTFPTNDCSMCILAPKMSECVRHPLITLHILSSLKNISGTPGDFICSVIERAKYVDPVKCVSCGLCEEKCPVKIEDEFDVGLRKTKAISRYFLQSIPSEYTINKDHCLYLTKGVCKLCSKVCPTGAINYEDTDKEIKLNVGAVILATGIDPFDPIGFGQFGYHRYSNVVTSLEFERMLSASGPFGGHVEKASDGKPPKSLAFIQCVGSRDIGIDRNYCSSACCMFAIKQSIIAKEHSKELEATIFYMDIRAFGKDFDKYYDKAENQYGVQFKRSKISDITELPDGSLDLKYTYENGDIQHDNFDMVVLSIGLQPRREIRKLSEDLDVRLNRFGFCRTDAFHPLETTREGVFVCGAMNSPKDIPESVISASGAVANAARYLELERYDPSVSSEEGTEEKDVTGERPRVGVFVCHCGINIAGVVDVKNVAEFAEGLENVEHSEDVMYACSTDCLETIKQRIEEHDLNRIVVAACTPRTHEPLFRETISEAGLNPYLFEMANIRDQCSWAHMNEPEMATEKSRDLVEMGVGKARGLVPLQRLPIDIDPEALVIGGGLSGMTAALAIGDAGHDVYLIEREDVLGGNMRDIFFNFGDSDPQEFLSETIEKVENHDRIKVLLDSTIEEIAGFVGNFRTVLKNSAGEREELTHGAVIVATGGNEHETEEYLYCESSRVVTQKEFERMLHEEKFPPGKLKEVVMVQCVGSREEGRMYCSRVCCSKAVKNALELRKRKSRANIYFAYRDIRTYGFAEEYYSELRDRGALFFRYTPENKPEVEMIRPDDPDSRIRVTVFDPVLEKDVVIDADLLVLATAIDAPEENLELAKMLKVPLNSEGLFLEAHVKLRPVDFATEGIFVCGLAHGPKDMSESLAQAKAAGSRALTFLKKKSILAEGTICEVRTDRCSGCGYCEEVCAYTAIEVDPEEGVAVVNDALCKGCGACVASCRCGALDLRGFTNQQLFSVFDSLEIEASEGI
- a CDS encoding hydrogenase iron-sulfur subunit, which encodes MMSEWQPKILAILCNWCSYAGADLAGVSRMQYPPNIRVVRVPCSGRVDPLFIMKSLQSGFDGVLVSGCHPGDCHYISGNYVARRKFAVLKPLLEFIGIEPNRVQFSWISAGEGERFATVVTKITEDVRKLGPSTRLVKKL